In Thalassophryne amazonica chromosome 14, fThaAma1.1, whole genome shotgun sequence, one DNA window encodes the following:
- the LOC117524264 gene encoding gamma-crystallin M3-like — translation MNHMRLEERYEELTTFKWMKAKQSKAENDPANNHGRLTEVLPSHQIIFYEDRNFQGRSYECMSDCSDMHSYLSRCHSCRVESGCFMVYDRPNYMGNQYFMRRGEYGDYMSMMGMRDCIRSCRMIPWYRGSYRMRIYERENFGGQMYEAMDDCDNFMDRYRMNDCMSCHVMDGHWLMYEQPHYRGRMMYFWPGEYRSFRDMGWSGMRFMSMRRIMDSYY, via the exons ATGAATCACATGAGGTTGGAAGAAAGGTATGAGGAGCTCACAACCTTCAAGTGGATGAAAGCAAAGCAGTCAAAGGCTGAAAATGATCCAGCAAACAATCATG GTCGCCTCACTGAAGTTCTTCCATCTCACCAGATCATCTTCTATGAGGACAGGAACTTCCAGGGTCGTTCCTATGAGTGCATGAGTgactgctctgacatgcactcctACCTGAGCAGGTGTCACTCCTGCAGGGTGGAGAGCGGCTGCTTCATGGTCTACGACCGCCCCAACTACATGGGCAACCAGTATTTCATGAGAAGGGGCGAGTATGGCGATTACATGAGCATGATGGGAATGAGGGACTGCATCAGGTCCTGCCGCATGATCCCCTGG TACAGGGGATCCTACAGGATGAGGATCTATGAGAGAGAGAACTTCGGTGGTCAGATGTACGAGGCGATGGATGACTGCGATAATTTTATGGATCGTTACCGTATGAACGACTGCATGTCCTGCCATGTCATGGATGGCCACTGGCTGATGTACGAGCAGCCACACTACAGAGGCAGAATGATGTACTTCTGGCCTGGAGAGTACAGGAGCTTCAGGGATATGGGCTGGAGTGGAATGAGGTTCATGAGCATGAGGCGCATCATGGACTCTTACTACTAA